The stretch of DNA gaataaaaaaaaaatagggggGAGAGAGATGGTGAAGGGGAGTTGCCAGGTGAAATTATCATTTTATCCCCAATTTActactaataattataataaattaaggataaaatagTAAATTGATTAATGGTGTTAGAATTGTGGGCACATTTTTGAGAAACAATTGTCGAAAAAATCGatttgctttttattttttttaatttacaataaGAAAAGTAATTGCAGGATCAATTCCATTTCCTTGGCATATCTAGGACCCATCAATTCAGGCGGTCCAATTTCTTCGGCATATCTTGTTtacttttcttaatttataataaaataattaaaaaaataaataaccatCCGACTCTACACAAAAaatttttgagatatctttacagatatttataattaatattttttttgcttgaaaaacgttaataattaaattttaaaattaaataaaattgcactaaatttaactaaaaagaaaatataaaaaataaataaccatCCGCTTGCTTGCTCCGGCATTAGTGTGTTGGGCCTGTTGAGTATATGCCAAAACCCAAACCAATATGGAATAGATAACTGCCGTTGCTTTTTGAGCATCCCATTGGATCCCTACTGGGCCGGCTGACAATTAAAATGTCACCAAGTAGTACAATTAGCggaagaaataataataatcatttgATTCACAGTATAGGCATGATATATATGGAATccgaatttttataaaatattattgataaaaataatgaagttcatttatgttttattattaaggaaaaaaCCATCAAAGTGGCTTAGCTTGTGTTTtcttaattacatatatatctctttctgaTTATTCCATTTGTTTGAATTGTTTACATGTACAGAAAATTAATAtaggaatattaatttttctttaaaaaatgcTAAGTTTAGCTTTAAAGGAAACGGGATAAAAGAAAAGCCcacaaattcataattcatgaacaTGTCGCAAATActgaatatttttattcatatatgatgcatgcaaGTACATCGCGTACACACTAGATTCCTGTGATATGAAGAATCACAGTCACTTATTGATGCCCTTGTTTAGTAGTAATTAACATGGCGTTGGAagccatttttatttaatcattgGCCCAGCAAAGCGGTATCAGCAGCAACTGAGGGGGCTAATTAAGCCTAAGCAAAAGGCTTCTGGTTGTTGCAGTCGAGATTGTTGCCATAGCTCACGCCCAAAATGTCACAGTATCTCTTGTAGAATCCAATCCGGTCTTCAGCCCGCGCATTAGCGCCTTTCCCGCATTCGATTCCGCCATTGATGATGTTGGTGATCACCCCATAGCCAGGCACCCTGCCGGCTGCTGTATCCGCCGGAGAGGGCCTCCATTTGCCGGTAATGACGTCATGGCATGAAGGCTTCGGTGACTGTGGAGTCATCCAGAACCAGAAGGCTGTCTTGAAGGATATGGTTGCGTCGGTTGCAACGAGGTCTGGGTTATGCAACAGGTCCGACCCTATGGCCTTCCCGGCTGGACCATAATTGAAGTTGCTGCCAAGTTCATGATGCATCACGCGAGAATTCAGCTCATCATGATAAATTCACAAACAACATGACCATATATGTATGTCTGttcaatgagagagagagagagagagagagagagagagagagagagttactCACTATGAGATTTGGATAGGGCCTCGTCCAAAGTACTTCTTGCCAGGAGCACAAGGCCACTGTTGACTTTGAACACAGTAGTCAGGGGGATTGCCTTGTTCTTTAAGAAAACAGTACCCCCATGCATATGGGCCATCTGGTGCAGTCGGCCacccacctatatatatatatatatatgtatatgatccATCCatgtcattaattaattatttcagtataaataagaaacATTAAATTTTCCGAACCTGTTATTatttaatctaattaaaaaCATAAGAGTAAAAAAGAAGAACGTACCGGTAGTTTCGTGGGAAGTCTGAGCAAGAAAAGCGGCAATCTCTCTTTTGCGGGTGTTGACATCTCCAGTGGTTCCAAAAGCTCCGAAAGACTTGGCCGCAGCTATGAAAGCCTCGTAAGTGTAGAACCCTTTGCCCTGGCAATTGCCATCATTGCGATGCTTCAACATCTTCTCGAAGAGGTCTTTGTTGATAAGAGAACCAATGTCTTGGGCCGCCGACTCTCCCACCAGGGAGATAACGCAGCACAAGGCTAGTGCCCACAACaacctcatttttttttttttctctctttgctAGTACCGATAAGTTTGGCTTGGCTGGGATGGAGGAAGTGGGTGGCTATATATAGGCATAGAAGTGAGAGAAGGGAGGGTTGTTCAGGGAAATATGCAATGGCCTGCTTGAAGAATTTTCTACCAAAGTTCGTATAGAACGGGGAAAGGCGTGACGGTCCCCATCCAATGACTTCTCCTATGCTGCTTTAATTCCCCATAAATTATGGATAGAATTGTTGGCAACGGAAAAGAAGTTGTACCACATGGTTAATGCGCCGGATCTGAACGATTAGGTACAAACCCACCTTCATTTGACt from Diospyros lotus cultivar Yz01 chromosome 6, ASM1463336v1, whole genome shotgun sequence encodes:
- the LOC127803440 gene encoding basic endochitinase-like, whose amino-acid sequence is MRLLWALALCCVISLVGESAAQDIGSLINKDLFEKMLKHRNDGNCQGKGFYTYEAFIAAAKSFGAFGTTGDVNTRKREIAAFLAQTSHETTGGWPTAPDGPYAWGYCFLKEQGNPPDYCVQSQQWPCAPGKKYFGRGPIQISYNFNYGPAGKAIGSDLLHNPDLVATDATISFKTAFWFWMTPQSPKPSCHDVITGKWRPSPADTAAGRVPGYGVITNIINGGIECGKGANARAEDRIGFYKRYCDILGVSYGNNLDCNNQKPFA